A stretch of the Mesorhizobium sp. Pch-S genome encodes the following:
- the yidD gene encoding membrane protein insertion efficiency factor YidD produces the protein MTKEAGGHGHDCGHRHAGERPAVSRGRNWDGPWRKTPGRLAGTALVRLYQLTLSGFVGNTCRHLPTCSEYAYEAIARHGLWSGGWMGLFRFMRCGPGGTHGIDNVPAVLDARYVWYMPWRYWLISRKAVDQPNR, from the coding sequence ATGACCAAAGAGGCGGGTGGACATGGCCACGACTGCGGTCACCGGCATGCCGGTGAAAGGCCTGCCGTATCGCGCGGCCGTAACTGGGATGGACCCTGGCGCAAGACTCCAGGCAGGCTGGCAGGCACGGCCCTTGTCCGGCTCTACCAACTCACGCTTTCGGGCTTTGTCGGCAACACATGCCGGCACCTGCCGACCTGTTCGGAATATGCCTATGAGGCGATTGCCAGGCATGGCCTGTGGTCCGGTGGCTGGATGGGGCTGTTCCGTTTCATGCGCTGCGGCCCCGGGGGCACGCACGGCATCGACAACGTGCCGGCGGTGCTCGATGCGCGCTATGTCTGGTATATGCCATGGCGCTACTGGTTGATCAGCCGCAAGGCTGTGGATCAACCAAATCGTTAA
- a CDS encoding D-alanyl-D-alanine carboxypeptidase yields MPVIDMWLGRKVFAASLAMGAVLLSAGTATADVSWLVLDTQTGTVLGHENAGKRHAPASLAKLMTIYLAFEAIERGKLGWDDEIAISKNAAAKIPMKLWLKPGESISVREAVNGMIVISANDAAAAIGEHMAGSEAAFARLMTKRGRQLGLRNTIFANPSGLTDRTSQLTTARDMAVLGMALERDFPKLFGLFSQPSFVFHGKRLKGHNNLMYRYAGVDGLKTGYTAVSGYNLVSSLEQGKGHLIGVVLGGKTARSRDDRMEALLKRFSTGRTVTSAPLVASNAPVPTRRPKQVVAPSETIDAAPIEQGDGDADVALIPSAWQIQIGALPSEVAAKALLGNAQKFIRSIHGEAAGQIMQTQARGTTLYRVRFDGFEDAKAASRTCAALKRQKFDCITVKTN; encoded by the coding sequence ATGCCGGTCATCGATATGTGGCTCGGTCGCAAGGTCTTTGCTGCCTCGCTGGCCATGGGCGCGGTTTTGCTGAGCGCGGGAACGGCCACAGCCGACGTTTCCTGGCTGGTGCTCGACACGCAGACGGGGACCGTCTTGGGTCACGAGAACGCTGGCAAGCGGCACGCGCCGGCTTCGCTCGCCAAGCTGATGACGATCTATCTTGCCTTCGAGGCGATCGAACGGGGCAAGCTCGGCTGGGACGATGAGATCGCCATCTCGAAAAATGCGGCAGCCAAGATTCCGATGAAGCTGTGGCTGAAGCCCGGCGAGAGCATCAGCGTGCGCGAGGCCGTCAACGGCATGATCGTGATCTCCGCCAACGATGCCGCCGCCGCTATTGGCGAACATATGGCGGGGTCGGAGGCTGCCTTCGCGCGGCTGATGACCAAGCGCGGCCGGCAGCTGGGGCTTCGCAACACCATCTTCGCCAATCCCTCGGGTTTGACCGATCGGACAAGCCAGTTGACGACCGCTCGCGACATGGCGGTGCTCGGCATGGCACTGGAACGGGATTTCCCGAAACTGTTCGGTCTGTTTTCCCAGCCTTCTTTCGTCTTTCATGGCAAGCGGCTGAAAGGACACAACAATCTGATGTACCGCTATGCCGGTGTTGATGGCTTGAAGACGGGGTATACAGCCGTTTCGGGGTACAATCTGGTGTCGTCGCTCGAGCAGGGCAAAGGCCATCTGATCGGCGTCGTTCTCGGCGGCAAGACGGCCCGCAGCCGCGATGACCGGATGGAAGCCTTGCTGAAGCGCTTCAGTACCGGGCGAACCGTGACATCTGCGCCCTTGGTGGCCTCGAATGCACCGGTGCCGACCCGCAGGCCGAAACAGGTCGTCGCGCCATCTGAGACAATCGACGCCGCCCCGATCGAGCAGGGCGATGGCGACGCTGATGTCGCGCTCATTCCATCGGCCTGGCAGATCCAGATCGGCGCGCTGCCCAGCGAGGTGGCAGCAAAGGCGTTGCTGGGCAACGCGCAGAAATTCATTCGTTCTATCCATGGGGAAGCAGCCGGCCAGATCATGCAGACACAGGCACGCGGTACGACGCTCTATCGTGTGCGTTTCGATGGCTTCGAGGATGCAAAAGCGGCGAGCAGGACTTGCGCGGCGCTCAAGCGGCAGAAGTTCGACTGCATAACGGTCAAAACCAACTGA
- the blaOXA gene encoding class D beta-lactamase codes for MLLAACWPAAAQSTSLKPVLECTAIVDAKGGAALYRQGSCDKRVSALSTFKVPLALIGYDTGILTDPHNPRWDYKPEFNAIKRDQRPVNPSIWLADSVVWYSQELTRKLGAARFGDYVRKFNYGNRDISGNPGKNDGLTQAWLNSSLKISPDEQIAFLRGIAGRSLPVSAKAYDMTEAAMPAFEAGGWQVKGKTGTGRLAGKGGAPNSSRPIGWFVGWAEKDGKRIVFAKLVINNGKSNGLMGRVVRAAFLEELPGLIK; via the coding sequence ATGTTGCTCGCTGCATGCTGGCCAGCGGCGGCGCAATCCACCAGCCTAAAGCCGGTGCTCGAATGCACGGCGATCGTCGACGCCAAGGGCGGAGCCGCGCTGTATCGGCAAGGAAGTTGCGACAAGCGTGTGAGCGCCCTGTCCACCTTCAAGGTGCCGTTGGCCTTGATCGGCTACGATACCGGCATCCTTACGGATCCGCACAATCCGCGCTGGGATTACAAGCCGGAGTTCAACGCCATCAAGCGCGACCAGCGCCCCGTCAATCCGTCGATATGGCTGGCCGACTCTGTCGTCTGGTATTCGCAGGAACTGACCCGCAAGCTCGGCGCTGCGCGTTTCGGCGACTACGTCAGGAAGTTCAACTATGGCAACCGCGACATCTCGGGCAACCCGGGCAAGAACGATGGCCTGACGCAGGCCTGGCTGAATTCCTCGCTCAAGATCTCGCCCGACGAACAGATCGCCTTCCTGCGCGGTATCGCCGGCCGCAGCCTGCCGGTTTCCGCGAAAGCCTATGACATGACTGAAGCAGCGATGCCGGCCTTTGAGGCTGGTGGCTGGCAAGTGAAGGGCAAAACCGGGACAGGCCGGCTGGCGGGCAAGGGCGGCGCGCCCAACAGCAGCCGGCCGATCGGCTGGTTCGTCGGCTGGGCCGAAAAGGACGGCAAGCGCATTGTCTTTGCCAAGCTCGTCATCAACAACGGCAAGAGCAACGGGTTGATGGGTCGCGTGGTGCGCGCAGCATTCCTCGAGGAGCTGCCCGGCTTGATCAAGTAG
- the thrS gene encoding threonine--tRNA ligase: MANVSLTFPDGSVRDYDAATTGAELAESISKSLAKKAVAYAVDGTLRDLSDPLKASGKVEIVTRDDPRALELIRHDTAHVLAEAVQELWPGTQVTIGPVIENGFYYDFARNEPFTPEDFPVIEKKMREIIQRNKPFTKEVWDRDRAKKVFRDKGEGYKVELIDAIPEDQDLKIYFQGDWFDLCRGPHMAATGQIGTAFKLMKVAGAYWRGDANNPMLTRIYGTAWADQAQLDQYLHMLEEAEKRDHRRLGREMDLFHFQEEGPGVVFWHAKGWKMFQNLVAYMRRRLGDDYQEVNAPQILDKSLWETSGHWGWYQENMFAVKSAHAFTHPEDPDADQRIFALKPMNCPGHVQIFKHGLKSYRDLPIRLAEFGAVHRYEASGALHGLMRVRGFTQDDAHVFCTEEQLESEILKINDLMMSVYKDFGFEEVVVKLATRPEKRVGTDAMWDHAEEILKSSLARMAREDNRIKTGINEGEGTFYGPKFEYTLKDAIGREWQCGTTQVDFNLPERFGAFYIDSDSEKKQPVMVHRAIVGSLERFLGILIESHAGHFPLWFAPLQVVVATITSEADDYARSVVDKLKAAGLSVQADLRNEKINYKVREHSLTKVPVILVCGKREAEEETVNVRRLGSRDQESLSLAEAIARLVDEATPPDLKRKKTA, from the coding sequence ATGGCCAATGTTTCCCTCACATTCCCCGATGGTTCCGTACGCGACTACGACGCCGCGACGACCGGCGCGGAGCTCGCCGAATCCATCTCCAAGTCGCTGGCCAAGAAGGCAGTGGCCTATGCCGTCGATGGTACCTTGCGCGATCTGTCGGACCCGCTGAAGGCTTCCGGCAAGGTCGAGATCGTCACGCGTGACGATCCGCGCGCGCTGGAGCTGATCCGTCACGACACCGCGCACGTGCTGGCGGAGGCAGTGCAGGAACTGTGGCCGGGAACGCAGGTCACCATTGGCCCGGTGATCGAGAACGGCTTCTACTACGACTTCGCCCGCAACGAGCCCTTCACGCCGGAAGACTTTCCCGTCATCGAAAAGAAGATGCGGGAGATCATCCAGCGCAACAAGCCGTTCACCAAGGAAGTCTGGGACCGCGACCGCGCGAAGAAGGTGTTCCGCGACAAGGGCGAGGGCTACAAGGTCGAGCTGATCGACGCCATTCCCGAAGACCAGGACCTGAAGATCTATTTCCAGGGCGACTGGTTCGATCTTTGCCGTGGCCCGCATATGGCGGCCACCGGCCAGATCGGCACCGCCTTCAAGCTGATGAAGGTCGCCGGGGCATACTGGCGCGGCGATGCCAACAATCCGATGCTGACGCGCATCTATGGCACGGCCTGGGCCGACCAGGCGCAGCTCGACCAGTATCTGCATATGCTGGAAGAGGCCGAGAAGCGCGATCATCGTCGCCTCGGCCGCGAGATGGACCTGTTCCACTTCCAGGAAGAAGGGCCGGGCGTCGTGTTCTGGCACGCGAAGGGCTGGAAGATGTTCCAGAATCTCGTCGCCTATATGCGCCGTCGCCTTGGCGACGACTATCAGGAGGTCAACGCCCCGCAGATCCTCGACAAGTCACTGTGGGAAACCTCGGGTCACTGGGGCTGGTACCAGGAGAACATGTTCGCGGTGAAATCCGCGCATGCCTTCACTCATCCGGAAGATCCGGATGCCGACCAGCGCATCTTCGCGCTCAAGCCGATGAACTGCCCGGGCCACGTCCAGATATTCAAGCATGGCCTGAAGTCCTACCGGGATCTGCCGATCCGGCTTGCAGAATTCGGCGCGGTCCATCGCTACGAAGCATCCGGCGCGCTGCACGGGCTGATGCGGGTGCGCGGCTTCACGCAGGACGACGCGCATGTCTTCTGCACGGAAGAGCAGCTGGAGTCCGAGATCCTCAAGATCAACGACCTGATGATGTCGGTCTACAAGGATTTCGGCTTCGAGGAAGTCGTGGTGAAGCTCGCCACGCGACCGGAGAAGCGTGTCGGCACGGATGCCATGTGGGATCATGCCGAGGAGATCCTGAAGAGCTCGCTGGCCCGCATGGCGCGTGAGGACAATCGCATCAAAACTGGCATCAACGAGGGCGAGGGCACGTTCTATGGTCCCAAGTTCGAATACACGCTGAAGGACGCCATCGGTCGCGAGTGGCAGTGCGGCACCACGCAGGTGGACTTCAACCTGCCCGAGCGGTTCGGCGCCTTCTACATCGACTCGGATTCGGAGAAGAAGCAGCCGGTGATGGTGCATCGCGCCATCGTCGGCTCGCTGGAGCGCTTCCTCGGCATCCTGATCGAAAGCCATGCCGGCCATTTCCCGCTGTGGTTCGCACCGCTGCAGGTGGTGGTGGCGACGATCACCTCGGAAGCCGACGACTATGCGCGCAGCGTCGTCGACAAGCTGAAGGCTGCCGGATTGTCGGTGCAGGCGGACCTGCGCAACGAGAAGATCAACTACAAGGTCCGCGAACATTCGCTGACCAAGGTTCCGGTCATTCTCGTCTGCGGCAAGCGTGAGGCGGAAGAAGAGACGGTCAATGTGCGCCGCCTCGGCTCGCGCGACCAGGAATCGCTGTCGCTGGCCGAAGCGATCGCCCGTCTGGTCGACGAAGCGACGCCGCCGGATCTGAAGCGCAAGAAAACGGCCTGA
- a CDS encoding lysophospholipid acyltransferase family protein, translating to MLKLRSRERPFPELSYANAGQPALTRWFIRSVEGLSGRDRFAALYDLWRRNIVPTGDRVFGRMLDLIDVRVHCADQWPPANLPDTPLVIVANHPFGIGDGIAVLSLAEKLGRPFKVMIHKDLLRIREMEPYSLPVDFAETKEAVKANMAVRHEAMRLLKEGVTIVVFPAGGVATAPKGFGRAQDLPWKMFPARLVQEARASVIPMHFAGQNGRLFHLVSGPMNLAEREGRLARFVGRASLTLRISLLIREFARLAGRSIEVRIGKALTPEELDPLRDRKILLARLYRAVFDLAPVEPAKRVKLLRRRFRRAAA from the coding sequence ATGCTGAAGCTGAGATCGCGCGAAAGACCGTTCCCGGAACTTTCTTACGCCAATGCCGGCCAGCCGGCGTTGACGCGCTGGTTCATTCGCTCCGTCGAGGGGCTGTCGGGACGCGACCGCTTCGCTGCCCTCTATGATCTGTGGCGCCGCAACATCGTACCGACCGGCGATCGGGTGTTCGGGCGCATGCTCGACCTGATCGACGTGCGGGTCCACTGCGCCGACCAGTGGCCACCGGCCAATCTGCCGGATACGCCGCTCGTGATCGTTGCCAACCATCCTTTCGGCATTGGCGACGGCATTGCCGTGCTGTCATTGGCCGAAAAGCTTGGCCGGCCGTTCAAGGTGATGATCCACAAGGACCTGCTGCGCATCCGCGAGATGGAGCCTTATTCGCTGCCGGTCGATTTCGCCGAGACCAAGGAGGCGGTGAAAGCGAACATGGCCGTGCGCCATGAGGCGATGCGGCTGCTGAAGGAAGGGGTGACCATCGTCGTTTTCCCTGCTGGTGGCGTCGCCACCGCCCCGAAGGGTTTCGGCCGCGCCCAGGACCTGCCGTGGAAAATGTTTCCGGCACGCCTGGTGCAGGAGGCCAGGGCTTCCGTCATCCCCATGCATTTCGCTGGCCAGAACGGCCGGCTTTTTCATCTGGTCAGCGGGCCGATGAACCTGGCCGAGCGGGAAGGGCGCCTGGCGCGCTTCGTCGGCAGGGCCTCGCTGACGCTGAGGATCTCCCTGCTGATCCGCGAATTCGCCAGACTGGCCGGGCGCTCGATCGAGGTGAGGATAGGCAAGGCGCTGACGCCGGAAGAACTTGATCCGTTGCGTGACCGCAAGATTCTGCTGGCAAGGCTCTATCGCGCCGTCTTTGACCTGGCACCGGTCGAACCTGCCAAGCGGGTCAAATTGCTGCGGCGGCGGTTTCGCCGCGCTGCGGCCTGA
- a CDS encoding nitroreductase, with translation MTKPILDYLLTRNSAPIPELKAPAPSDAEIATIIAAASRVPDHGKLEPWRFILYRGEARVEVGKKLATLAESREGPLSDVRRDQELARFSRAPLVIGVVSVPKAHPKIPDWEKFLSGGMAAMNLMIAANALGYGTNMISNWYSDVPEGRAILGLAPDERVIGFIHIGTFSGTAPERPRPDVSTLYADYAGPWKADQQ, from the coding sequence GTGACAAAACCCATCCTCGATTATCTTTTGACCCGAAATTCCGCGCCCATCCCCGAGTTGAAGGCGCCTGCGCCGTCGGACGCCGAAATCGCCACAATCATCGCGGCGGCTTCGCGCGTGCCGGACCACGGCAAGCTCGAGCCATGGCGCTTCATTCTCTATCGCGGAGAGGCGCGGGTGGAGGTCGGCAAGAAGCTGGCCACGCTGGCGGAGAGCCGGGAGGGACCGCTCAGCGATGTCCGCCGCGATCAGGAACTCGCGCGTTTCTCGCGGGCGCCGCTGGTGATCGGCGTGGTGTCGGTGCCGAAAGCACATCCGAAAATCCCGGACTGGGAAAAGTTCCTGTCGGGCGGCATGGCAGCGATGAACCTGATGATCGCGGCCAACGCGCTGGGCTATGGCACCAACATGATCAGCAACTGGTATTCCGACGTGCCGGAAGGGCGTGCGATCCTGGGGCTTGCACCGGATGAGCGTGTCATCGGCTTCATCCACATCGGTACATTTTCCGGCACCGCGCCGGAACGCCCAAGGCCGGATGTCTCGACGCTCTATGCCGACTATGCGGGGCCGTGGAAGGCTGATCAGCAATAA
- a CDS encoding CoA ester lyase translates to MRSLLFVPGDSERKLEKGFASETDVVIVDLEDSVAAQNKAAAREVAAGFIARHRADTKAAIYVRVNDLTTSLTDDDLAAVVGSKPDGIMLPKSNGGQDIQQLSAKLRVQEARAGLADGAIRILPIITETAAGVLAATSYAGASGRLSGLTWGAEDLSAAIGARTARDEQGRYTDVFRLARTMTLLAASSAEVAAVDTVFPNFSDMAAFEAECVEAERDGFTAKMAIHPAQVPVINAAFTPSREAVERSAAIVAAFAAAGNPGVVGIEGKMYDRPHLRLAERLLARAKAAGVST, encoded by the coding sequence ATGCGATCGCTGCTGTTTGTCCCAGGCGATTCCGAACGCAAACTGGAAAAGGGTTTTGCTTCGGAGACCGACGTGGTCATCGTCGACCTTGAGGACTCGGTTGCCGCACAGAACAAGGCGGCCGCGCGCGAAGTCGCGGCCGGTTTCATCGCCCGGCACCGCGCCGATACGAAGGCCGCCATCTATGTCCGTGTCAACGATCTGACCACCAGCCTCACCGACGACGATCTCGCCGCTGTCGTCGGCTCAAAGCCAGACGGCATCATGTTGCCGAAATCGAACGGCGGCCAGGATATCCAGCAACTGTCGGCCAAGCTGCGTGTCCAGGAGGCGCGCGCCGGCCTGGCCGATGGTGCGATCCGCATCCTGCCGATCATTACCGAAACGGCGGCGGGCGTTCTGGCAGCCACCAGTTATGCCGGCGCCAGCGGCCGCCTCTCGGGCCTGACATGGGGTGCCGAGGATCTGTCCGCGGCCATCGGTGCCCGCACGGCACGCGACGAGCAAGGCCGCTACACCGACGTCTTTCGCCTCGCCCGAACGATGACGCTGCTTGCCGCTTCCAGTGCCGAAGTCGCGGCGGTCGATACCGTCTTCCCGAATTTCAGCGACATGGCCGCTTTTGAAGCCGAATGCGTCGAGGCCGAGCGCGACGGCTTCACCGCCAAGATGGCCATCCATCCGGCACAGGTTCCGGTCATCAACGCCGCCTTCACCCCATCCAGGGAAGCTGTCGAACGCTCGGCCGCCATCGTTGCGGCCTTCGCCGCTGCCGGCAATCCCGGTGTCGTCGGCATCGAGGGCAAGATGTACGATCGTCCCCATCTGCGCCTGGCCGAACGCCTGCTGGCGCGGGCAAAAGCAGCAGGCGTCAGCACTTAG
- a CDS encoding MaoC family dehydratase → MPGLYLEEFTVGRNFQHTLRKTVTESDNMLFSVMTLNPQPLHIDFDFASRTEWGKPLVNSLFTLGLMIGIAVNDLTVGTTVANLGMKETTFPHPVFHGDTIRVETTVISVRESKSKPDRGIVELEHRAYNQDNVLVAKCLRQAMMLKRPA, encoded by the coding sequence ATGCCTGGTCTCTATCTGGAAGAGTTCACCGTCGGCCGAAATTTCCAGCACACGCTGCGCAAGACGGTGACCGAGAGCGACAACATGCTGTTTTCGGTCATGACGCTCAATCCACAGCCGCTGCACATCGATTTCGACTTCGCCTCTAGGACCGAATGGGGCAAGCCGCTGGTGAACTCCCTGTTCACACTCGGCCTGATGATCGGCATCGCGGTCAACGACCTCACTGTCGGCACCACGGTCGCGAATCTCGGCATGAAGGAAACGACCTTCCCGCATCCGGTCTTCCATGGCGACACGATCCGTGTGGAGACAACCGTGATCTCCGTACGCGAATCGAAGTCCAAGCCCGATCGCGGCATCGTCGAACTCGAACACCGCGCCTACAATCAAGACAATGTGCTTGTTGCCAAATGCCTCCGGCAGGCGATGATGCTGAAGAGGCCAGCCTGA
- a CDS encoding DUF2336 domain-containing protein translates to MVVPHFLKWVGTARVSERAAAASALARAYVNRDLPFEDRCAAEAALTLLLDDASSKVRAAMAEALSMSHHAPVQIIAALASDQPEVASLVLARSPLLTDADLIDRVAGGQKATQELIADRPAVSMTVAAAIAEIGEADACVTLLSNPGAAIASMSYRRIAERHGHVPAVREALIAHDTLPADCRHMLLVKLGDALKGSPLVLALMGSARADRVLRDACVKASVTLIESTRAGEHPALVEHLRLRGDLTAAFIIRTVAHGKVDFFGAVLVALTGQSEQRVRSLLAGGNDVALQALFTSAGLSPGMHGVMLRALKVWREVANGKRVAGVQEVSWLMLREIGGQQAAGDLATLIKSIHLDALRQNARGHALAIAAA, encoded by the coding sequence ATGGTTGTTCCTCATTTCCTGAAATGGGTTGGTACTGCGAGGGTTTCCGAGCGCGCGGCTGCGGCGAGCGCACTGGCGAGAGCCTATGTGAACCGCGATCTTCCTTTCGAGGATCGATGTGCCGCCGAGGCGGCACTGACCCTTCTGCTTGATGACGCCTCTTCCAAGGTGCGCGCGGCCATGGCCGAGGCGCTGTCGATGAGCCATCATGCCCCGGTGCAGATCATTGCCGCGCTGGCTTCGGACCAGCCGGAGGTCGCCAGCCTTGTCCTGGCACGCTCGCCGCTGCTGACTGACGCCGACCTGATCGACCGGGTCGCCGGCGGCCAGAAAGCGACGCAGGAACTGATCGCGGACCGGCCTGCGGTGTCGATGACGGTCGCAGCGGCGATCGCCGAGATCGGCGAGGCCGATGCTTGTGTGACGCTGCTTTCCAATCCAGGCGCCGCGATCGCATCGATGAGCTATCGGCGCATCGCCGAACGGCATGGCCACGTGCCTGCGGTGCGCGAGGCACTGATCGCGCATGATACGCTGCCCGCAGACTGCCGCCATATGCTGCTGGTCAAGCTCGGCGATGCCCTGAAGGGCTCGCCGCTGGTGCTGGCGCTGATGGGCTCCGCACGCGCTGACCGTGTGTTGCGCGACGCCTGCGTAAAGGCCTCGGTCACCTTGATCGAGAGCACGCGGGCAGGGGAGCACCCGGCCCTCGTCGAGCATCTGCGCCTGCGCGGCGATCTCACCGCCGCCTTCATCATTCGCACCGTGGCGCATGGCAAGGTCGATTTCTTTGGCGCGGTCCTGGTGGCGTTGACAGGTCAATCGGAGCAGCGGGTAAGGTCACTGCTGGCAGGCGGCAACGATGTTGCGCTGCAGGCGCTGTTCACTTCCGCAGGGCTGTCGCCCGGCATGCACGGCGTCATGCTCAGGGCGCTGAAGGTGTGGCGCGAGGTTGCCAACGGCAAGCGCGTCGCCGGTGTGCAGGAAGTGAGCTGGCTGATGCTCAGGGAGATCGGGGGGCAGCAGGCTGCCGGCGATCTGGCTACACTCATAAAGTCGATCCATCTGGATGCACTGCGCCAGAACGCACGCGGTCACGCATTGGCCATCGCCGCCGCCTAG
- a CDS encoding endo alpha-1,4 polygalactosaminidase, producing the protein MHRSVGILVAGLCIQSGGIASSAEQEARVARTFKPLPAHAVADYQLGGAYDPPAGTTVVVRDSTAAPAQGLYNICYVNGFQTQPGVAWPPRLLVRNGKGKPLVDPDWPDEHLLDISSEKLRTAVLERLAVTIAECAHAGFDAVEFDNLDSFTRSRGALKHKDAVAFAELLVRAAHEQGLAAGQKNTPQLSDGERRRIGFDFVVSEECHRYDECSAYTRFYGDRVINIEYVDDLRAPFADVCADAATPRDTILRDRELNPAQRASYRYDHCVAHRTVRQ; encoded by the coding sequence ATGCATCGATCGGTCGGTATTTTGGTAGCGGGGCTCTGCATCCAGAGCGGTGGGATAGCGAGTTCTGCGGAACAAGAGGCTCGAGTAGCTCGAACATTCAAGCCGCTTCCTGCCCACGCCGTAGCGGACTATCAGCTTGGTGGCGCCTACGATCCGCCGGCGGGAACCACTGTCGTCGTGCGCGACAGTACCGCTGCGCCGGCCCAAGGCCTTTACAACATATGCTACGTCAATGGTTTTCAGACACAGCCCGGCGTGGCGTGGCCACCTCGGTTGCTGGTCAGGAACGGCAAGGGTAAGCCGCTGGTCGATCCGGATTGGCCGGATGAGCATCTGCTCGACATATCATCGGAAAAACTTCGGACTGCCGTGCTGGAGCGCCTGGCTGTCACCATTGCCGAATGTGCCCACGCGGGGTTCGATGCCGTTGAATTCGACAATCTGGACTCCTTCACGAGGTCAAGGGGCGCGCTCAAACACAAGGACGCGGTCGCTTTCGCAGAACTGCTGGTGCGTGCCGCACATGAACAGGGTCTCGCGGCAGGGCAAAAGAACACACCCCAGCTTTCCGACGGTGAGAGAAGGCGGATCGGATTCGATTTCGTGGTATCCGAGGAATGCCACCGCTACGACGAATGCTCCGCATACACGCGGTTCTACGGCGACCGGGTCATCAACATCGAGTATGTCGATGATCTTCGTGCGCCTTTTGCCGATGTCTGCGCAGATGCCGCCACGCCTCGCGACACCATTCTTCGTGATCGGGAACTCAACCCAGCGCAGCGCGCGAGCTACCGCTATGATCATTGCGTTGCGCATCGGACCGTCCGGCAATAG